The sequence below is a genomic window from Salicibibacter cibarius.
TTTCCCATCTCCCACTTTCGGAAGTGTCGTCCCCGCATCTTCTAATACACGCTTTTGGATCCCGACCAGACGCTGGATCCCCTTTTCGGCCAAACCAAGCATCTCATCCAATTGTTCCCGGGAAAATGTAGCCTCTTCACCGGTTCCTTGAATTTCAACAAAATGACCGGCGCCCGTCATGACGACGTTAAAATCAACCGCTGCAGCCGCGTCTTCCTCGTAACATAAGTCGAGCAACGCTGCTCCTTGATCGTCAATACCTACGGAAATTGCAGCCAGATAATCCACAATCGGAAAAGATTTTAACTCTACATTTTGGGCTAAACGTGAAAATGCCATCGCGCTCGCCACAAATGCCCCCGTAATGGAAGCTGTCCGTGTTCCCCCGTCTGCTTGAATGACATCACAGTCTACCCAAAGCGTGCGCTCGCCAAAGGATTCAAGGTCAATAACGGAGCGCAGCGCGCGACCGATCAGTCGTTGAATTTCCATCGTCCGTCCGGATACTTTCCCTTTTGAAGATTCGCGGATATTGCGTTCTTCCGTCGCGCGCGGAAGCATCGCGTATTCCGCCGTCACCCATCCTTTTCCTTGCCCGCGCAAAAATGGCGGGACCCGCTTTTCAATACTGGCTGTACAAATCACCTTTGTATCACCGACACGGATGAAAACGGAGCCCTCCGGATGCTTTAAATAATCCGTTTCGATCACCGTTTCTCGCAATTCTTCCCGATTTTCTCTATCATCCACGCGCATGTGCATCTCCTCCTCCACCGCCAATTGTCGTTATTTTCCAATGTCATATGTATATTTTATCAAAAAGCATCAGAAAAAGGCAGCATCGACGACTATGCTACCTTCTCCCCTTGAGAGTATATCATTTTTTTAACACCTTTGCATTTGCCTTAAAACTCTCCTTGATTAACCATTGCAGGCCTTGAAACCGGCTCTGCAAACGATTCGCCGTCTACTTGTTCAAGCTGGGATTCTCCGTCAACGTGATAATCAACTTCTTCCACGCCGTCAATGCCTGTCAAGGAAAGGGTGAGCATGGCCATCGCTTCTTCGGATAAAGCCTCTCCGTCATTTTCGGCCAACAATGCTTCGTTAAAGTTTACCGTTAAAACGCCGTCTTCCAATTCAGGTTCTTCAACCAGTTCCACATTTTGGCGTAATGCCGAAATTAAATCTGTTTCCGGATTCGGGCCGTTCATTAAAGCGCCAACGACAGCCGAAGCTTTATTTTCATCTCCGTCAATTCGCCGGGTAACGGGAACATAATACTCATCGTCTTCTTTTACACTAATAAAATAAACCGTTGCTGCTTCACTCGCTGTTATATCGGCGGGGCCGTTTCCTTCAAGATTAATGCCAACAGACTCAGCTGTGCCATCGCCAACCGGTGTATCCGCGTTTGGAAGCGTTTCTTGTGTATGGCCATTGATTTGAATTTCCACTTGCTCAACCTCGTCAAATTGCGTCAATGTCCACGTAACCGCTTGTAATAATGCCTCCTCATGCTCTTCGGGATACTCTGCAAACTCAGGTGAAAAATCGACAATGGCTGTGCCATCATCCGATAAATCAACGCCCTGAACTTCCGTCTCCGGCGGCAACACTGCCTGGAGACCGCTAGGCAATTGATTCGTGATCGGTCCCTCTACAACAAGGTGTTCAAGGGTCTGTTTAAGAACTTCCGGATCATTTTCAAACTGAAAGGTCCGGGGAACGACTAGGCCATCTTCATCGAGCAAGTATAGTTCCCTTTCCACTGATTCACCCTCAGAATCTCCATTTTCTTCGCCCTCATCTGGTTCCTCGCTGCCCGAATCTTCCTCTGTCTCGATTTCTGAGGCCTCTTCCTCCTGCGCGTCACTGCTCGCTTCCTCGTTTAGTTCGGCTTCATCGTTCCCTGAACTACAACCGTACACCAACAGCGCCGTCAACATGAGAAAAGAGGACCCCTTCAAAAACTTTCGCACGCTTTTCCCCTCCCTAAGAAAGCTCATCTACACAAAGTATACGAGCTAACAGGGAAAAATAGACCAGCCTTCTATGAAGATTATCAGGAAAAGCGTTCTATAATTAAGCAGGTTAAAAAACTTGGGTTTTCGCCAAGCTTTTATGGCGAGAAACCTTAGGTTGCACTTATGCAGGAAAAAAAGTCGGTTTATACTATCTTTTCTGCCAAAATAAGATGATCAACGATTTGATCCTCAAGTCCAAGCCATCGCTTCGCGATCGTTTGAAAATGCTGAACCGAACCTGTCGTAAAAAAAACATGTTCCCGCGTTCGTTCGTCTTTCCGGTTTAACCCCTGGTGTTGAAGAATCGTGCTCACTTCACGCGCGGTCTCGGAACCGGAAGAAATGACCTGAACGCCCTCGCCTACAACATTTTGGATGATCGATGCCAGCAACGGATAATGCGTACAACCCAAGATCAGCGTATCAAAAGATTTTTGCAGGAGTGGCTTTAAAGTATCCGCAACGACCCTATGCGCCTCATCGACGCTCACCCTTCCCTGCTCCACAAGAGGGACAAATGTCGGGCAAGCGAGGCTATGTACGGTAACCTTTCCGCCTTGAATGCTTGATATAGCCTGTGGATAAGCGTCGCTTTTTATCGTTCCCTCCGTGCCGATCACCGCGATCTCTTTTCTTTTCGTAACATTGAGCGCCGCCAATGCACCCGGCTGCACGACACCAACGACCGGTATCGGCAGTCGTTCCCGCACTTCGTCAAGAACGACGGCTGTGGCTGTATTGCACGCAATAATGAGCATTTTAATATTTTCATTTACAAGGTGGTCAATCATCTGCCAAGTGAACAGCCGAACCTCTTCTGCCGACCTCGGCCCATATGGACAACGGGCAGTATCTCCAATATAAATCATAGGCTCTTTCGGTAGTTGACGGGCAATCTCCTCGGCGACGGTTAATCCCCCGATCCCTGAATCAATAATGCCGATTGGTGTATTCAATGTCTTTTCTCTCCTATTGATCCTTTTCCATTTCCGCATGCAAGGAAGCCAACGTTTGTTGCAATTGATCAATTTCTCTAACTGAAAAATGCGCTAAAATATCAGTTAAATAATCTTGTCGCTTTTGAATCACTTCCCGAATAATCTCTTTTCCATAATCCAAGATATGGACGCGCACAACTCTGCGATCATGTCGGTCTTTCACACGTTCCACCATCCCGTTGCTTTCCAAACGGTCAACAAGGTCCGTGGTTGTGCTAAATGCCAAATACATTTTCGCAGATAGTTCTCCTATAGTAAGATCGCCGCTTTCCTGCAAATATTGCAAAGCAATAAATTGAGGGGGAGTAATCGGAAAATGGTTTAATATTTCACGTCCTTGCTGTTTCACCATATAGGAAATGCGCCGGAGTGATTTTTCTATTCGTTCAACCCTTGCTTCCTCCATGCAATCCCCCTTTACATATCGGGTTGGCTAATCGAGTCCCCTTTATTTTCACTCTTTTTTCATAAAATTGCAAGGCAGTCAAAAACGCCTGCCGAAGCAGGCGCCTATTTGATCTCGGCATGGACCAATTCTTTCACTTCATCTGCTGTACCGCAGACCAAGGCACGTTCAACCAATGCTCGTGCATCGTTCCCACTTAACGTTCTCATAAGGCTTCGAGCGGGTAAAATAGAGCTGGCACTCATGCTGAATTCATCCAAGCCCATCCCCAACAATATTGGAAGAGCCGTTTCCTCACCGGCCATTTCCCCGCACATTCCCGTCCATTTGCCTTCCGCGTGAGACGCATCAATCACATTTTTAATTAATTGCAACACCGCGGGATGATACGGTTGATATAGATGAGACACACGCTCGCTCATACGGTCGGCGGCCAGTGTGTATTGCACCAGATCATTGGTTCCGATGCTAAAAAAATCTACTTCTTTTGCAAATGATGCAGCCGCAACAGCGGTGGAAGGAATTTCGACCATAATCCCGACCGATACTTGGGAATCGAAAGAAAACCCTTCATCGGTTAACCGTTTCTTTTCTTCTTCGACAAGTCCTTTTGCCGCGCGAAATTCTTCTAGTGTTGCTACCATCGGAAACATGATTTTCAGGTTTCCGTAATGACTCGCGCGAAGCAATGCCCGCAGCTGAGTGCGAAACATATCGGTTTTTTCCAGACAGAGCCGAAGGGCACGAAATCCAAGAAACGGGTTCAACTCTTCAGGGAGATCAAGATACGGGAGATTTTTGTCTCCTCCGATGTCCAAGGTGCGGATGACGACCGGAGCACCATTCATTCGTTCGACAACGGTCCGATAGGCTTCAAACTGTTCCTCTTCTCCCGGAAAACTGTCCCGTCCCATGTAAAGAAACTCCGTGCGGTAGAGACCGATCCCTTCCGCGCCGTTCTCGAGCACCCCCCTCATGTCATCGGGAGTACCGATATTGGCGGCCAGCTCCACACACTCCCCATCTGCGGTAACGGATGGCTCACCAACTAGTTTTTTCTGCTTTGCTTTCTCTTCCGCAAGCTTTTGTTGCCGCTCACGATACGTGTTCAACGTAGATTCATCGGGATTGATAAAGACTTCCCCATTGGCACCGTCCACGATAAGGAGATCCCCGTTCTGTACGACGGAAGTAATTTTTCGTGTTCCAACGACCGCCGGAATCTCCAATGAACGGGCCATGATCGCGGAATGAGACGTTCTGCCGCCGATATTAGTCACAAAACCGAGCGTATACTGCCGATCCAGTTGCACGGTATCCGATGGCGTTAAATCATGGGATATGATAATCACTTCTTCGTCTATAGCAGCAAAGCTCGTATTCTCCACTCCTGCAAGATGCAAAAGCACACGTTGGGAAACGTCTCTAATATCAGCGGCCCGTTCCCGCATATACGCATTATCCATGTCTTCAAACATTTGTATGTACATGGAAGAAACCTCTTGGAGCGCAAACGAAGCGTTGACACCGTCATCTTTTATTTTGGATTCGACAGCATCGATTAATTCCGGATCTTCCAGAACGAGGATATGAGCGGAAAAAATCTCAGCATTTTCTTCCCCTTGCTGAACAAGCGTCTTTTCCCGAATTGTCTCCAATTCCCTCTTCGCTTTATCCAGAGCTTCCCGAAATCGCGTGGATTCCTCTTCAACATCCGAGACCGTTCCCTTTTGAATGTTCAAATCCGGTTGCTCGAGGAGGAATGCATGTCCGATGGCTATGCCGTTGGACGCGGCTATCCCTTTTATATGATCCGTCATCATTCTCCCAATCCTTCTTGGATCGTGTTTGTGAGTGCTTCCATTGCTTCTTCCTCATCGTTTCCATCCACGGTAACGAGAATTTCGCCGCCTTTCCCTACGCCCAGTGACATGACGCCCATAATCGATTTAAGATTCACAGACTTTCCTTTCGATTCAACCGTAATTTCCGAAGCAAATTGACCGGCTTTATTCACCAAGTTTGTGGCCGGACGCGCATGTAACCCTGTTTCTGCGGTAATGGTAAATGTTTTTTGTTTCATGTATGTCGTCTCCTTTGTCAATGCAAATCGTTTCTTATACGTACTTGTCATATTTTATTATAGATGCACCGATAAAACAAGGCACAAAGATTCCTATCAGCTTTGACAGAGACTCGGCTTTTCGTTATCACGGGAAACCCAAGCATCGTTTACACTAGTAGTCTATATCAGAAGTTCTTTCCAAAACTCCTATTCAAATATCTCCCGATTCTTCGAAGACTGATCGGGGCTAAAAACTGCATTTTGAATTCTCAGTTGCTGTGGTTGATCATCGTTTGGCTGGATTTTTGTGCAAGAAAGCATTTTTGAAACGTTGCACTAGTGCAGAACGCCTGATTGACACGGGACCCACCCTTTTGCACGACTTGTCCCACACTATGGAGGCCAAAATGCTGCAGAAGAAAAGGCTTTTGAAAAACTACACTAGTCGTCCGCCACTTTTTTCCCTGACACTCACCGAAGGGCTTCTATAAACATACGATATGATGACTAAAATCTTTCTTCCGTATGTCCAATTGTATTAAGACGCGCACCAAAGGTGGCCTGGATAGAAAGGGTGACACGAGAGTGAAGGACCTGGAACGTGCTCCTCGTTCCCTTTTAACAAAAAGGGAAAAAGAAGTCTTTGACCT
It includes:
- the rph gene encoding ribonuclease PH, with amino-acid sequence MRVDDRENREELRETVIETDYLKHPEGSVFIRVGDTKVICTASIEKRVPPFLRGQGKGWVTAEYAMLPRATEERNIRESSKGKVSGRTMEIQRLIGRALRSVIDLESFGERTLWVDCDVIQADGGTRTASITGAFVASAMAFSRLAQNVELKSFPIVDYLAAISVGIDDQGAALLDLCYEEDAAAAVDFNVVMTGAGHFVEIQGTGEEATFSREQLDEMLGLAEKGIQRLVGIQKRVLEDAGTTLPKVGDGKI
- a CDS encoding GerMN domain-containing protein, which translates into the protein MRKFLKGSSFLMLTALLVYGCSSGNDEAELNEEASSDAQEEEASEIETEEDSGSEEPDEGEENGDSEGESVERELYLLDEDGLVVPRTFQFENDPEVLKQTLEHLVVEGPITNQLPSGLQAVLPPETEVQGVDLSDDGTAIVDFSPEFAEYPEEHEEALLQAVTWTLTQFDEVEQVEIQINGHTQETLPNADTPVGDGTAESVGINLEGNGPADITASEAATVYFISVKEDDEYYVPVTRRIDGDENKASAVVGALMNGPNPETDLISALRQNVELVEEPELEDGVLTVNFNEALLAENDGEALSEEAMAMLTLSLTGIDGVEEVDYHVDGESQLEQVDGESFAEPVSRPAMVNQGEF
- the racE gene encoding glutamate racemase, which gives rise to MRKWKRINRREKTLNTPIGIIDSGIGGLTVAEEIARQLPKEPMIYIGDTARCPYGPRSAEEVRLFTWQMIDHLVNENIKMLIIACNTATAVVLDEVRERLPIPVVGVVQPGALAALNVTKRKEIAVIGTEGTIKSDAYPQAISSIQGGKVTVHSLACPTFVPLVEQGRVSVDEAHRVVADTLKPLLQKSFDTLILGCTHYPLLASIIQNVVGEGVQVISSGSETAREVSTILQHQGLNRKDERTREHVFFTTGSVQHFQTIAKRWLGLEDQIVDHLILAEKIV
- a CDS encoding MarR family winged helix-turn-helix transcriptional regulator; this encodes MEEARVERIEKSLRRISYMVKQQGREILNHFPITPPQFIALQYLQESGDLTIGELSAKMYLAFSTTTDLVDRLESNGMVERVKDRHDRRVVRVHILDYGKEIIREVIQKRQDYLTDILAHFSVREIDQLQQTLASLHAEMEKDQ
- the ptsP gene encoding phosphoenolpyruvate--protein phosphotransferase, which gives rise to MTDHIKGIAASNGIAIGHAFLLEQPDLNIQKGTVSDVEEESTRFREALDKAKRELETIREKTLVQQGEENAEIFSAHILVLEDPELIDAVESKIKDDGVNASFALQEVSSMYIQMFEDMDNAYMRERAADIRDVSQRVLLHLAGVENTSFAAIDEEVIIISHDLTPSDTVQLDRQYTLGFVTNIGGRTSHSAIMARSLEIPAVVGTRKITSVVQNGDLLIVDGANGEVFINPDESTLNTYRERQQKLAEEKAKQKKLVGEPSVTADGECVELAANIGTPDDMRGVLENGAEGIGLYRTEFLYMGRDSFPGEEEQFEAYRTVVERMNGAPVVIRTLDIGGDKNLPYLDLPEELNPFLGFRALRLCLEKTDMFRTQLRALLRASHYGNLKIMFPMVATLEEFRAAKGLVEEEKKRLTDEGFSFDSQVSVGIMVEIPSTAVAAASFAKEVDFFSIGTNDLVQYTLAADRMSERVSHLYQPYHPAVLQLIKNVIDASHAEGKWTGMCGEMAGEETALPILLGMGLDEFSMSASSILPARSLMRTLSGNDARALVERALVCGTADEVKELVHAEIK
- a CDS encoding phosphocarrier protein HPr; protein product: MKQKTFTITAETGLHARPATNLVNKAGQFASEITVESKGKSVNLKSIMGVMSLGVGKGGEILVTVDGNDEEEAMEALTNTIQEGLGE